In Halomarina salina, one DNA window encodes the following:
- a CDS encoding M48 family metalloprotease, with translation MNWPLDRDLQRRMALTLLALGVLTLAFGAGLSVLVGWGLQWLAPFVGVSLTDAMAVGLGAVATLVAGCAVLHHALQQDAAETFDAEEVSPADYPSLHRAVAQLAQAADLPMPSVHVADRERPFAMTTGLSTDDAKLVVSTGLLDALDERQLEAVVAHELAHVKNRDAAVMTLVELPLSSARNLARVLQHSGGVHFVLLAVAAGSYAFWGTGRTLVASLSRSRELAADRGATALLGDPAPLASALDTLADDVSSTPDTDARDTALAALSVVPAPSGEPGPKLTYDKRRPLFWSVRLPFRRVRRRLNERYFHRALATHPETDERIERLRRLERERTDG, from the coding sequence ATGAACTGGCCCCTCGACCGCGACCTCCAGCGGCGGATGGCACTGACCCTGCTCGCCCTCGGGGTGCTGACCCTCGCGTTCGGCGCGGGACTCTCCGTCCTCGTCGGGTGGGGCCTGCAGTGGCTCGCTCCCTTCGTCGGCGTCTCGCTCACCGACGCGATGGCCGTCGGTCTCGGTGCCGTCGCGACCCTCGTCGCGGGGTGCGCCGTCCTCCACCACGCACTCCAGCAGGACGCCGCGGAGACGTTCGACGCCGAGGAAGTGTCGCCCGCCGACTATCCGAGCCTCCACAGGGCAGTCGCGCAACTGGCGCAGGCCGCCGACCTCCCGATGCCGTCGGTCCACGTCGCCGACCGGGAGCGGCCGTTCGCGATGACGACCGGGCTCTCGACGGACGACGCGAAGCTCGTCGTCTCGACGGGGCTGCTCGACGCCCTCGATGAGCGCCAGCTCGAAGCCGTCGTCGCGCACGAACTCGCGCACGTCAAGAACCGCGACGCCGCCGTGATGACGCTCGTCGAGCTCCCGCTGTCGAGTGCGAGGAACCTCGCCCGCGTGCTCCAGCACAGCGGCGGCGTCCACTTCGTTCTCCTCGCCGTCGCCGCCGGGTCCTACGCGTTCTGGGGGACGGGTCGGACGCTCGTCGCGTCGCTGTCCCGGAGCCGAGAACTCGCGGCAGACCGCGGCGCGACGGCGCTGCTGGGCGACCCCGCCCCGCTCGCCAGCGCGCTCGACACGCTCGCCGACGACGTCAGTTCGACCCCCGACACCGACGCCCGCGACACCGCGCTGGCCGCGCTGTCGGTCGTGCCGGCCCCGAGCGGTGAACCGGGACCGAAGCTCACCTACGACAAGCGTCGGCCCCTGTTCTGGAGCGTCCGCCTCCCGTTCCGTCGCGTTCGTCGTCGGCTGAACGAACGGTACTTCCACCGGGCGCTGGCGACCCACCCCGAGACCGACGAGCGCATCGAGCGGCTCCGCCGTCTCGAACGCGAACGCACCGACGGATGA
- a CDS encoding M48 family metalloprotease gives MSRPPERVVHWPREVALTARLVVVFPLLGLLGLVVGVFGVAAALLVIGLTVGCLAMVGPMLGILLAQETASLLTGAESPESWGPLPWLLLVAWHLLVLVGLVRVAREWGETARTAVAESVRSAFDTTGKLFPDTPTRPAEDDRLRSTTAALAQQADLPLPDLLVAETDAPEILTVGYRPATTTLVVTEGLLATLDDAELEAAVAHELAHVKNRDAAVMTAASSVVAGARLVRQYAWGMGPRSSPQSDGLGLFAIPVSLVMVPVTLLGRVLVAVLSRTRERAADRGAVAITGNPSGLASALKTLDATLDRPPVADLRHEEVVALSIVPPPREPIVAKQSWERRRPILWSVQKPIRRGIARLRRWIRRVYSTHPTTDERVERLGALERRRGSP, from the coding sequence GTGAGCCGTCCCCCGGAGCGCGTCGTCCACTGGCCACGAGAGGTCGCACTGACGGCCCGGCTGGTGGTCGTGTTTCCGTTGCTGGGCCTCCTGGGGCTGGTCGTCGGCGTGTTCGGCGTCGCCGCAGCACTCCTGGTGATCGGGCTGACGGTCGGCTGTCTGGCGATGGTCGGCCCGATGCTCGGTATCCTCCTCGCACAGGAGACCGCCTCGCTCCTGACGGGTGCCGAGTCGCCCGAGTCGTGGGGCCCGCTCCCCTGGCTGCTGCTGGTGGCCTGGCACCTCCTGGTCCTGGTCGGACTGGTGAGAGTGGCCCGCGAGTGGGGCGAAACGGCGCGCACAGCAGTCGCGGAGTCCGTCCGGTCGGCGTTCGACACGACCGGGAAGCTGTTTCCGGACACGCCGACGCGACCGGCAGAGGACGACCGACTCCGCTCGACGACGGCCGCGCTCGCCCAGCAGGCGGACCTGCCGCTTCCGGACCTGCTGGTCGCCGAGACGGACGCCCCCGAGATACTCACCGTCGGCTACCGTCCCGCCACGACGACGCTCGTCGTGACCGAGGGGTTGCTGGCGACGCTCGACGACGCGGAACTGGAGGCGGCCGTCGCCCACGAACTCGCCCACGTCAAGAACCGCGACGCCGCCGTGATGACGGCCGCCTCCTCCGTCGTCGCCGGCGCGCGCCTCGTCCGGCAGTACGCGTGGGGGATGGGGCCGAGGAGCAGCCCCCAGAGCGACGGACTCGGACTGTTCGCGATCCCCGTCTCGCTCGTCATGGTTCCGGTCACGCTCCTCGGGCGGGTCCTCGTCGCCGTCCTGTCGCGGACGCGCGAACGCGCCGCCGACCGGGGTGCCGTCGCCATCACCGGGAACCCGAGCGGGCTGGCGAGCGCACTGAAGACGCTCGACGCGACCCTCGACCGACCGCCCGTAGCGGACCTCCGCCACGAGGAGGTGGTCGCGCTCTCCATCGTGCCGCCACCGCGCGAGCCAATCGTCGCGAAGCAGTCGTGGGAGCGTCGACGGCCCATCCTCTGGAGCGTCCAGAAACCGATTCGACGCGGTATCGCGCGGCTCCGTCGCTGGATTCGCCGCGTCTACTCGACCCATCCGACGACCGACGAACGAGTCGAGCGACTCGGAGCACTCGAACGGCGGCGGGGATCACCGTAA
- a CDS encoding DUF7344 domain-containing protein: MAHPQPSTVAPDTAGTGLTTVLDLDDLFEVLGSRWRRCAVRYLDDRPDDTTTEAFVDDLYAMYGTTADDREQTRTAFHHGHLPKLAALDIVEYDREAGTVAPGRTLDEAAACLTAVESARA; encoded by the coding sequence ATGGCACACCCACAGCCCTCCACCGTCGCGCCCGACACCGCTGGCACCGGCCTCACGACCGTCCTCGACCTCGACGACCTGTTCGAGGTGCTCGGGTCACGCTGGCGGCGGTGCGCGGTCCGCTATCTCGACGACCGTCCGGACGACACCACGACCGAGGCGTTCGTCGACGACCTGTACGCGATGTACGGGACGACGGCCGACGACCGGGAGCAGACGCGCACGGCGTTCCACCACGGGCACCTCCCGAAACTCGCGGCGCTCGACATCGTCGAGTACGACCGCGAGGCGGGCACGGTCGCACCGGGTCGGACCCTCGACGAGGCGGCCGCGTGTCTCACCGCCGTCGAGTCGGCGAGAGCGTAG